From the Saccharomycodes ludwigii strain NBRC 1722 chromosome I, whole genome shotgun sequence genome, one window contains:
- the FMP25 gene encoding Fmp25p (similar to Saccharomyces cerevisiae YLR077W | FMP25 | Found in Mitochondrial Proteome), which translates to MNRQYLHRISPFCRIAVGIQPKKLLFSHTLTSTKLIRLYSTDDNSKNTKQSDNSDPHHDMNPDNVRYNNYNLEKQTDLHLKRIRDKIAREKSVDESEVVSSNITTSQYFAKKPSNDNEVLKEKAKNWGILEDKDAVSEKEYERKMERILKIQTLFQGLLTILIVGGIIAVFYNYTNWFVSVPALTNEQDLNKKLDLSRKTKGNLKRKNRLLDVVNNEKNKFDQYCTDLGNGIMIWENGKLEFINGLKDVIDASIANDKIYVITKRGDLYEGGNNGEQPYKLVLKDQKLTSCKFSNHDSTCYAMNRHGEILIIPLQDKEYEAHIGVKRSILLPWKKYWTYDYKLSNDQYSDYDTGKEHLVCISKKTHKAYSCSTVKRMDKLRGQLGLPEFSPILSTRSDNEKYPQLNELYDIELLNNSVVGGGGNKTGKVTKRNIKKVSCGDYHTLALDDKGAIYSFGNNRFGQLGFLVSYDLETVAFPRKLNKFPQLNETDESGENVYDDDGNVIAVNPIKETGSERRPLRYCDWECTDIECCGNTSYATMLDKNTGDYAYFSFGNGINGQLGTGVFKHTQSMPSRMKFVLNNNSGHHEDLNGLKVNKFYMGNECGICTLAPDNELYVWGSNLLNGVIGVVNGKRFEKVVDTNLRLPAGANIYCNGKTTIVY; encoded by the coding sequence ATGAATCGACAATACTTACATCGAATAAGTCCCTTTTGTAGAATTGCCGTAGGTATtcaaccaaaaaaattacttttttcACATACTTTAACCTCCACCAAATTAATCCGTCTATATAGTACTGATGATAACAGTAAGAATACTAAACAATCAGATAACAGCGATCCACATCATGACATGAACCCTGATAATGTTAGATATAACAATTACAACttggaaaaacaaacaGACCTTCATCTTAAAAGAATCAGAGACAAAATTGCACGAGAGAAAAGCGTTGACGAATCAGAAGTAGTATCATCTAATATAACCACATCCCAATACTTTGCTAAAAAACCaagtaatgataatgaagttttaaaagaaaaggcaAAAAACTGGGGGATTCTAGAAGATAAGGATGCTGTAAGTGAAAAAGAATATGAGCGCAAGATGGAAaggattttgaaaatacaAACTTTATTTCAAGGTTTACTCACGATTCTAATTGTTGGTGGTATTATTGCTGTTTTCTACAACTATACCAATTGGTTTGTTTCAGTACCTGCTTTGACAAATGAACAAGATTTGAACAAGAAATTAGACCTAAGTAGAAAAACGAAGGGtaatttgaaaagaaaaaatagacTGCTTGATGTTGTTAACAACGAAAAGAATAAGTTTGATCAGTATTGTACTGACCTAGGGAATGGTATAATGATATGGGAAAATGGGAAATTGGAATTCATAAATGGTTTAAAGGATGTCATCGATGCTAGTATTGCTAACGACAAGATTTATGTTATTACAAAAAGGGGAGATTTATACGAGGGTGGTAATAATGGTGAACAGCCTTATAAATTAGTTTTGAAGGATCAAAAATTAACTAGCTGTAAATTTTCTAATCATGATTCCACATGCTACGCCATGAATAGACATGgtgaaattttaattatccCGTTGCAGGACAAAGAATACGAAGCCCACATAGGGGTTAAAAGATCTATATTATTGCCATGGAAGAAGTATTGGACGTATGATTATAAACTATCTAATGACCAATACAGTGATTATGACACGGGTAAAGAACACTTGGTTTGTATTTCCAAGAAAACCCACAAGGCCTATTCTTGTTCCACGGTTAAAAGAATGGATAAGTTAAGAGGCCAATTGGGGTTACCTGAGTTTTCGCCTATTTTGTCTACAAGAAGTGATAATGAAAAGTATCCTCAATTGAATGAATTATATGATATAGAGTTGTTAAATAATAGTGTTGtaggaggaggaggaaaTAAAACTGGTAAAGTAActaaaagaaatatcaaaaaagtTAGTTGTGGTGATTACCACACCTTAGCTTTGGACGATAAAGGTGcaatttattcatttgGTAATAATAGGTTTGGACAGTTGGGGTTTTTAGTGTCTTATGACTTGGAAACAGTTGCATTTCCgagaaaattaaataaattccCACAACTAAATGAAACAGATGAATCTGGAGAAAATGtttatgatgatgatggaAATGTAATTGCAGTTAATCCTATTAAAGAGACGGGTAGCGAAAGGCGTCCATTAAGATATTGTGATTGGGAATGTACAGATATCGAATGCTGTGGGAATACTTCTTATGCGACAATGttagataaaaatacagGAGACTATGCTTATTTCAGCTTTGGCAATGGAATTAACGGCCAATTGGGTACAGGTGTATTTAAACATACACAATCTATGCCGTCCAGAATGAAATTTGttcttaataataacagtggGCATCATGAGGACTTGAATGGGTTAAAAgtcaataaattttatatggGTAATGAATGCGGTATTTGTACCTTAGCTCCAGATAACGAACTATATGTTTGGGGGtctaatttattaaacgGTGTGATTGGTGTAGTTAATGGCAAAAGATTTGAGAAAGTAGTTGATACCAATTTAAGGTTACCTGCTGGTGCTAATATTTATTGCAATGGGAAAACAACCattgtttattaa
- the BOS1 gene encoding Bos1p (similar to Saccharomyces cerevisiae YLR078C | BOS1 | Bet One Suppressor): MNALYNHATKQKQLLNKDLSTFENDLLSAPISLQGSITTTLLALNKTISKYKEQLKSYQQAAQNNNNNNNEELLKYESRLHSLSKDYSEYNKKFHDLKQKYDQETKNAFNNTNSSSSSNPFDDTTVQNIKNRRTIGDYPYNNDAAATTTTANNTTISMKDGLLKEQGVFQRSTQQLDYILETGQQSLENIIEQNRVLEKLQNTMTNSLTTLGVSQRTINKINKRVFKDKLIFWFALILMFLGFYFILKLF, encoded by the coding sequence ATGAATGCCTTGTATAATCATGCTACAAAGCAAAAACAACTACTAAATAAAGATTTGTCCacttttgaaaatgatCTATTAAGTGCTCCAATATCATTACAAGGTTCTATAACAACTACACTTCTAgcattaaataaaacaatatcCAAATATAAAGAACAATTGAAAAGTTATCAACAAGCCgcacaaaataataataataataataatgaagaattattaaaatatgaatCGAGGTTACATTCTTTGTCCAAAGATTATTCAGagtataacaaaaaatttcacGACCTAAAGCAAAAATATGATCAAGAAACTAAGAATGCGTTTAATAACACTAATTctagtagtagtagcaacCCATTTGATGATACCACCgtacaaaatattaaaaacagGAGGACTATAGGAGACTATccatataataatgatgctGCCGCTACTACAACTACAGCTAATAATACCACAATATCCATGAAGGATGGGCTTTTAAAAGAACAGGGTGTTTTCCAAAGAAGTACTCAGCAATTAGATTATATTTTAGAAACTGGTCAACAATCTTTAGAAAACATTATCGAACAAAATAGagttttagaaaaattgcAGAATACAATGACTAATTCACTAACGACTTTGGGTGTTTCACAAAGAACAATAAACAAGATTAATAAGAGAGTTTTTAAAGATAAGCTTATTTTCTGGTTTGCTTTGatattaatgtttttagggttttattttatactaaagcttttctaa
- the SIC1 gene encoding cyclin-dependent protein serine/threonine kinase inhibiting protein SIC1 (similar to Saccharomyces cerevisiae YLR079W | SIC1 | Substrate/Subunit Inhibitor of Cyclin-dependent protein kinase): protein MIPPSTPKRVTSSYYYNTTAHNNSTTNIFTNNNNNNNNNNNNNNNINFSDEEHENSNFRTPNHLVHGHNQEKNRTIINPDKKHNGTASINDNNNHDTITNNNDSGLLVTPQTVSRFKNLLTSGGGGNSGGIGLRKTRDEDFEDKVDLGSSTPLVSAGSIMGDSRSSIGNNNGLHRNFNDFVDLRYEDDNFGGKINANSGMSFLRSPEYTPAKKVVDSSTNAVQPDTTSNKNLSNDVFNNNPNVSAKRNLDFLLSNNALEINSHNQNNLNNNKNNEQSDGQMLGFVKIKKIKNNTIKQQPPSLARISRIFDDDDDSDVVEDFGIYKPSTPNKTTIAEERSGPSTPQEKIISFEQAEMWNNGSPIKNKKHRQTEVRHSFRSITGNSEHHTSEVIDDDYEKEEEEEEEIYISRKILKNPFLDDNDDKIQEEYYDEEIGRTPTKPYRNVNIFNNYGKCVRNNDDDEVIRFYEDSDGNVVKKSNFSKGRPKSPEGNNNTKLEPKKLVFKDD, encoded by the coding sequence atgataCCTCCATCAACCCCTAAGAGGGTGACAAgttcatattattataacacCACCGCTCACAATAATTCTACTACCAACATTttcacaaataataataataataataataataataataataataataataatataaacttTTCCGATGAAGAACACGAAAACTCCAATTTTAGAACACCAAATCATTTAGTTCATGGTCATAATCAAGAGAAAAATAGAACAATTATAAATCCTGATAAAAAACACAATGGAACTGCCAGTATtaacgataataataaccatGATACCatcactaataataatgatagtgGTTTATTGGTTACTCCACAAACTGTAtcaagatttaaaaatctGCTAACCTCTGGAGGAGGAGGTAATAGTGGTGGAATAGGTTTAAGGAAAACCAGAGATGAAGATTTTGAAGATAAAGTTGATCTTGGTTCGTCTACTCCATTGGTTTCCGCTGGCTCTATTATGGGTGATTCCAGATCTTCTATTGGAAATAATAACGGATTGCACAGAAATTTCAATGATTTTGTAGATTTACGTTatgaagatgataattTTGGTGGTAAGATTAACGCTAATAGTGGGATGAGCTTTTTAAGAAGCCCAGAATACACTCCTGCTAAAAAAGTGGTGGATTCTTCAACGAATGCAGTACAACCAGACACTACtagcaataaaaatttgagTAACGatgttttcaataataatcctAATGTTAGCGCTAAACGTAATTTAGATTTTCTCTTATCGAATAATGCATTGGAAATTAACAGCCATAACCAAAACAAccttaacaataataagaaCAACGAACAGAGCGATGGCCAAATGTTAGgttttgtaaaaataaagaaaattaagaataacacaataaaacaacaaccTCCATCTTTAGCGCGGATTTCTAGAAtatttgatgatgatgatgatagtGATGTTGTTGAGGATTTTGGCATCTATAAGCCATCTACGCCAAATAAAACAACTATTGCCGAAGAAAGATCTGGACCTTCTACACctcaagaaaaaataatatcgtTTGAACAAGCAGAAATGTGGAACAATGGGTCaccaattaaaaataaaaaacatagaCAGACTGAGGTCAGACATAGTTTTAGAAGTATCACAGGAAATAGCGAACATCACACTAGCGAGGTCattgatgatgattatgaaaaagaagaagaagaagaagaagaaatatatatatccaGGAAAATACTGAAGAATCCATTTTtggatgataatgatgataaaataCAGGAAGAATATTATGATGAAGAAATTGGTAGAACACCTACTAAACCGTATAGAaatgtaaatatatttaataattatggTAAGTGTGTCAGAAATAACGACGACGATGAAGTGATTAGGTTTTATGAAGATAGCGATGGTAATGtggttaaaaaaagtaatttttccaaaggAAGGCCGAAAAGCCCTGAGGGAAATAACAACACTAAGTTGGAACCAAAGAAATTGGTATTTAAAGATGATTGA